One region of Triticum aestivum cultivar Chinese Spring chromosome 6B, IWGSC CS RefSeq v2.1, whole genome shotgun sequence genomic DNA includes:
- the LOC123134260 gene encoding uncharacterized protein translates to MHKHLSLPSTPRNYAKMSSSSSSARRLRAPPPPLPLIMCPRCTRTRTRWFVSGMDHNPGIRFYKCPNQADGAPCEFWLWEDQYAFYITGVGINLLIEAAGGGSNVMFGMGRAMDDIRSMARNTMMICLAMLFVVLAKSAGGQY, encoded by the exons ATGCACAAACATCTCTCACTCCCATCCACCCCCCGCAACTATGCCAAGATGTCCAGCAGTTCATCATCGGCGCGGCGTCTCCGGGCACCTCCTCCGCCGCTACCATTGATCATGTGCCCAAGGTGCACTAGGACGAGGACCAGGTGGTTCGTATCTGGGATGGATCATAACCCGGGCATCCGGTTCTACAAGTGCCCGAACCAGGCA GACGGAGCCCCCTGCGAATTTTGGCTGTGGGAGGACCAATACGCGTTCTACATCACCGGGGTTGGCATTAACCTACTCATCGAGGCGGCCGGAGGAGGGAGCAACGTCATGTTCGGAATGGGCCGCGCCATGGATGACATACGCAGCATGGCGAGGAACACCATGATGATCTGCCTGGCAATGCTCTTCGTGGTGCTTGCCAAGTCAGCCGGCGGGCAGTATTGA
- the LOC123137570 gene encoding trafficking protein particle complex subunit 12 gives MSATSALGSPATSAAAAPLPDLSIPYDLATRGQWQALLANLAHPSHAHHPHHGLLLSALSALSLAKLRRYPDGAALLASLHPDPGCPPPPFLLRLLHALLPLFFPDRPLALDRLYTLLSSVRARPDSQHPEWRRRDALVASVLASDHLAHREFDVALALVAELVAREPDNPVLLSRLAYAHLQIGNLAAASAVFQHVESVAAGDSSHDSLLSRNRALECIVAKDYAAAVREYELCIEADPADAIAVNNKALCLMYSRDLGDAIKVLEGALETMPTAALNETVVVNLCSMYELAFVNHGEVKRTLADWITRVAPDDFDKSCTRM, from the coding sequence ATGTCTGCCACTTCCGCCCTGGGgtctccggcgacctccgccgccgcggcccctcTGCCCGACCTCTCCATCCCCTATGATCTAGCCACGCGTGGACAGTGGCAAGCGCTGCTCGCGAACCTCGCTCACCCCTCCCACGCCCATCACCCGCACCACGGCCTCCTCTTATCTGCGCTCTCGGCGCTCTCCCTCGCCAAGCTCCGCCGCTACCCCGACGGCGCCGCCCTACTGGCCTCACTTCACCCCGATCCCGGCTGCCCGCCGCCCCCCTTTCTTCTTCGCCTCCTGCACGCTCTCCTCCCGCTCTTCTTCCCCGACCGCCCCCTCGCTCTCGACCGCCTCTACACGCTTCTCTCATCGGTCCGCGCCCGCCCCGACTCCCAGCATCCGGAGTGGCGCCGTCGTGACGCCCTTGTCGCGTCCGTCCTCGCCTCCGATCACCTCGCCCACCGCGAGTTCGACGTCGCCCTTGCCCTCGTCGCTGAACTCGTCGCCCGCGAGCCGGACAACCCGGTCCTGCTCTCCCGCCTCGCCTATGCCCACCTCCAGATCGGCAACCTCGCTGCCGCCTCCGCGGTCTTCCAACACGTTGAATCCGTCGCGGCCGGCGACTCCTCTCACGACAGCCTCCTGTCTCGCAACCGCGCGCTCGAGTGCATCGTGGCTAAGGACTATGCCGCAGCGGTGCGGGAGTACGAGCTCTGTATTGAAGCTGACCCGGCTGACGCCATCGCCGTGAACAACAAGGCGCTATGCCTAATGTACTCGCGGGACCTCGGCGATGCCATCAAGGTGCTTGAGGGCGCGCTGGAGACTATGCCCACGGCGGCGCTCAATGAGACAGTGGTGGTCAATTTGTGTAGCATGTACGAGCTTGCCTTCGTCAACCATGGTGAGGTCAAGCGAACCCTTGCCGATTGGATAACGAGGGTGGCACCAGACGACTTCGACAAGTCCTGCACACGCATGTAG
- the LOC123137568 gene encoding uncharacterized protein, translating into MAPPVVFSSVVGFSCLLRPHVRFQRRASVLRARGLFFLLVARELLRRQRRAVPALASAATSKGAATNLVYDQVGDHDPLVNVGGGLRATCSQAGDASSGVYDETTAFKPDRDVDEASRSGLNAPV; encoded by the exons ATGGCGCCCCCTGTAGTTTTCTCCTCTGTAGTTGGTTTCAGCTGCCTGCTTCGCCCGCACGTCCGGTTCCAGCGCAGGGCGTCGGTTCTGAGAGCACGCGGGCTGTTTTTTTTGCTAGTAGCACGCGAGCTGTTGAGGCGCCAACGCAGGGCAGTCCCTGCGCTGGCTAGCGCGGCGACGAGCAAG GGTGCGGCAACCAACCTGGTGTACGATCAGGTCGGGGACCACGACCCCCTCGTCAACGTAGGCGGCGGCTTGCGTGCGACCTGCTCGCAAGCAGGGGATGCCTCGTCCGGCGTGTATGACGAGACCACTGCTTTTAAACCTGACCGGGACGTAGACGAAGCGAGCAGGTCTGGCTTAaatgctcctgtttag
- the LOC123137567 gene encoding uncharacterized protein, with protein sequence MRSRTPYDLARVSHPDPRIIAVSGNAIKSQICNCSELDHELGSLIVRRIGQMESHAHRASPDELYRLLLEPDFACHAFAGENTTRIMSIQRQVIENEVKCNIANCRMVTIPAVMQHGWCCFNWDMMAHVITIMDPMAYQTEDTTRKTCFMYAADKIHDALFDCIEEFFTEWHCSRHSWTKKSPLLSTTTFTRPESALCVVHLLRQFKGNSLAKPLTRAAIANERGSLLIELIHMKGNTAPLQLEGLDTIADALNETMKDLGV encoded by the exons ATGCGATCAAGAACACCCTATGACCTAGCAAG GGTCTCACACCCTGACCCACGGATCATTGCAGTCAGCGGCAATGCCATCAAGTCACAAATATGCAATTGTTCTGAATTGGACCACGAGCTTGGGTCGTTGATCGTCCGGCGAATTGGACAGATGGAGTCACATGCACACCGTGCCAGCCCCGACGAACTATACCGGTTGCTCCTCGAGCCCGATTTTGCG TGTCACGCCTTTGCAGGGGAAAATACCACAAGAATCATGTCAATACAAAGGCAAGTCATCGAAAATGAAGTGAAGTGCAACATCGCAAACTGTCGGATG GTTACAATCCCCGCCGTCATGCAACATGGTTGGTGCTGCTTCAACTGGGACATGATGGCCCACGTGATAACCATAATGGACCCAATGGCATACCAGACAGAGGACACAACACGGAAAACTTGTTTTATGTACGCGGCTGACAAGATACACGACGCTCTTTTTGATTGCATTGAAGAATTCTTCACCGAGTGGCACTGCAGCAGACATTCATGGACGAAGAAGTCACCTCTACTGTCTACCACAACATTCACAAG GCCAGAGAGTGCCCTGTGTGTCGTCCACCTACTAAGACAATTCAAAGGGAATTCACTGGCAAAACCACTTACCAGG GCAGCTATCGCCAACGAAAGGGGCTCGCTCCTCATCGAGCTGATCCACATGAAAGGCAACACCGCCCCTCTGCAGCTAGAAGGACTCGACACCATTGCCGACGCTCTGAATGAGACGATGAAAGACTTAGGGGTTTAG